The genomic interval TGAGTTGATACTTGTAAACCTTTAACTCCAAGAGCAGAAGCCCCCATGTCATTAATATCAAGTTGTATATTTTGATCAGTATTTGCACCAATTTGGAAAGTTGCCTTTCCATCAGTTTGAACATTAGCTGCGGATGTAGTTTCAGTAAAAGATGATAATGCGTTTGTTGCTGCAGTACGAATATTTCCACCGCTGTCTTTTACAGTAATTGTTAAACCGTTAATTGCCCCTGTAAATCCAGTGTTGCTTGCTGTAAATAAAATTTTACCTCCTGAGACAGAAACTGCAGTATTTGTATCATCTGTGGTACCATTCGTTGTTCCAAGATCAGCTGTAGTTAAGGTACCAACTGTCATTGTATTTTCTACAGTTGTACCATCTTTAACATATGATACTGTAACAGTATCTGTAGCAGTAATTCCTAAACTATTTCCATTAGCATCTTGTAAAGCTGTTAATGCGTCAGTACCTGCGGAAATTGCAGATCCAGCTACTTTAATAGTTCCACTTGTATTAATGTTAGCAACAGCAGTATTTACCGCACCGTCCATAGAGCCGTTTAGTAAGTTTTTAGTATTAAATTGAGTAGTATCACGAATACGGTCAACTTCTTTTGTTAATTGATTCATTTCATCTTGGATATTTGTACGGTCTTGAGCTGTGTTAGTATCATTGGCTGATTGAACAGATAATTCACGCATACGTTGAAGAATATCATGAGTCTCGTTTAAAGCACCTTCAGCTGTCTGAATTAAGGAAATACCATCTTGAGAGTTACGAGATGCTTGGTCTAAACCACGGATTTGTCCACGCATTTTTTCAGAGATTGCAAGACCTGCAGCATCATCTCCAGCTTTGTTAATACGAAGACCTGAAGACAATTTCTCCATTGATTTAGATTGGTTTGTTGAAGCACTATTCAACTGACGATAAGTATTAAGCGCAGCAATATTATGATTAATTCTCATTATAAACTTCCTCCTTGAATATATGAATGACCCACATCCATGTGAATCTTCTACTAATTTAAGGTATCCCACATGTCGGCCGCCACATGTTCAACCTCTTACTTTATATATCGTCAGGAGTTCATATAGTTTAATAGATTTTTATAGAAAAAATAAAAAAACCTCAAGTTTTATCACTTAAGGTTTTTCGATGTATTTTTTAAAATATCTAATATATTCGGTAGAATGGAAGCTGCTTCATTATTACTTTCTTGAATTGAAAGATAAACCTCTTTCCGATGAACCTCAACTTCTTTCGGAGCCTTAATCCCAAGCTTTATTTGATCCCCTTGTACTGAGAGAACTGTAATTTCAATATCATCGCCTATTTGTATGGCTTCATTTAACTTTCTTGTCAGAACGAGCATACTTCCACCTCCTATTTCGTAACTTTTTCCTTAAACAATTTTTCCTTTGTTTTATATCGGTTGTCATTCAAGATAATTTGTTTCGCTTGATTATTTTTCGTATTAAGAATAATCGGTGCCTGTAAATTAGCTGTTGATTCTTCAAATGGATCTTTCACATTTAGAATCGTCCAAACTGAAACATCACTCTCTGACTTTAGGCTAAGAAACTGTTTATCATTTTCTGAAAGATCAAATTCGTACGATTTAAAGAAAAGA from Metabacillus sediminilitoris carries:
- the fliW gene encoding flagellar assembly protein FliW, with protein sequence MEITTKYHGVIETDEKDILQFQNGIPGFLEEKSFVLLPLETDSAFWILQSTVTPELGFVTVNPFLFFKSYEFDLSENDKQFLSLKSESDVSVWTILNVKDPFEESTANLQAPIILNTKNNQAKQIILNDNRYKTKEKLFKEKVTK
- the csrA gene encoding carbon storage regulator CsrA produces the protein MLVLTRKLNEAIQIGDDIEITVLSVQGDQIKLGIKAPKEVEVHRKEVYLSIQESNNEAASILPNILDILKNTSKNLK
- a CDS encoding flagellin N-terminal helical domain-containing protein is translated as MRINHNIAALNTYRQLNSASTNQSKSMEKLSSGLRINKAGDDAAGLAISEKMRGQIRGLDQASRNSQDGISLIQTAEGALNETHDILQRMRELSVQSANDTNTAQDRTNIQDEMNQLTKEVDRIRDTTQFNTKNLLNGSMDGAVNTAVANINTSGTIKVAGSAISAGTDALTALQDANGNSLGITATDTVTVSYVKDGTTVENTMTVGTLTTADLGTTNGTTDDTNTAVSVSGGKILFTASNTGFTGAINGLTITVKDSGGNIRTAATNALSSFTETTSAANVQTDGKATFQIGANTDQNIQLDINDMGASALGVKGLQVSTQTQANVAIKAIDTAIQKVSAERSKLGSFQNRLDHTINNLNTSSENLTAAESRVRDVDYALAA